A window of Akkermansia muciniphila contains these coding sequences:
- a CDS encoding RNA-binding protein: MKGNSILKSSFNRRKITAVEDDIICTEKIIAERKTFFLDLKQNARGKVVRITEKVSSNRDRIMVPAEILDDFIAALQDIRETLKQQGE, encoded by the coding sequence TTGAAAGGAAACTCTATCCTGAAATCCTCATTCAACCGGAGGAAGATTACAGCCGTGGAGGACGATATTATTTGTACAGAAAAAATCATTGCGGAACGCAAGACGTTCTTTCTTGATCTCAAACAGAATGCGCGCGGCAAAGTGGTGCGTATTACGGAAAAGGTGAGTTCCAACCGGGACCGGATCATGGTTCCCGCGGAAATTCTGGATGATTTCATCGCCGCTCTCCAGGATATCCGGGAAACGCTGAAGCAGCAGGGGGAATAA